From Ipomoea triloba cultivar NCNSP0323 chromosome 5, ASM357664v1, the proteins below share one genomic window:
- the LOC116020233 gene encoding putative transcription factor bHLH041 has product MDMDFIFLLEEGERIAFLHQLMQSLGCTYICLWSYVPQPCNYFVCLDGLFIGDNNVARRLFEEYRHSLPIANDGRVPGFAFRNNIPHLELRFEDLQTLASNPVQLQFYREAGIKTAILMGCRAGEVEVGMSTNPQVNMEMEMMRVLSHEPPSKPTTSSSTSLRSLSMESPTEYTSLLFNVPAIPSTSYNAPSDDQPPQATAGSLIRTGQFPFLSMRHTQEDDAMARAYLAVISSRSSSSQARDSFASNFQNPTAFRTYKRSSSSSSENLSRNNVPAALPPPPPIIRRLQGNMFRKCVAFFRNLDLLSRRGLIHGASAAPPSTTQVHHVISERRRREKLNESFQQLRSLLPPGSKKDKASVLSNTTEYLASLKARVEELTKKNQILEAQVPPPPPQKAPAAKEEVGAAAAEEKVDVSITNVEESTSEEANCRFVDLRVLVRGEISMSDFVIRLLEFLKGVENVGLISAEASTTTVQSISVNRMILRLTIPEGDEWDESAFQEAVKRVVGDVAQ; this is encoded by the exons ATGGACATGGACTTCATCTTCCTCCTTGAAGAAGGAGAGCGAATCGCGTTCCTTCATCAGCTGATGCAGTCTCTTGGATGCACTTACATTTGTCTGTGGTCCTACGTCCCTCAACCATGCAA CTATTTTGTCTGTTTGGATGGACTCTTCATTGGAGACAACAATGTTGCCCGGAGGCTTTTTGAGGAGTACAGACACTCACTACCAATTGCTAATGAtgg CCGCGTCCCGGGATTCGCCTTTAGGAACAATATTCCACACCTGGAGCTCCGGTTTGAAGACCTGCAAACACTTGCATCAAATCCAGTGCAGCTCCAGTTCtatagg GAAGCTGGAATCAAG ACAGCCATTTTAATGGGGTGCAGAGCTGGAGAAGTTGAGGTTGGAATGTCCACCAACCCTCag gttaacATGGAGATGGAGATGATGAGGGTGCTCTCTCATGAACCACCAAGTAAACCAACTACTTCATCTTCAACGTCTCTAAGATCATTGTCGATGGAAAGCCCTACAGAGTACACTTCCCTTCTCTTCAATGTCCCAGCAATTCCTTCCACTTCTTATAATGCTCCTTCCGATGATCAGCCGCCACAAGCCACCGCCGGCAGCCTAATCAGGACGGGTCAGTTCCCTTTCTTATCCATGCGCCATACCCAAGAAGACGACGCAATGGCTAGGGCTTATCTGGCTGTAATCTCTTctagatcttcttcttcacaagcTCGCGACAGCTTTGCTTCCAATTTCCAGAACCCCACTGCTTTCAGAACCTATAAAAGGTCATCATCGTCGTCGTCTGAAAACCTATCCCGGAATAATGTCCCAGCAGcactgccgccgccgccgcccatTATCAGAAGACTACAAGGCAACATGTTCAGAAAATGCGTGGCTTTTTTCAGAAACTTAGACTTGCTAAGCAGGCGGGGGTTAATCCACGGCGCCTCCGCCGCTCCTCCTTCCACCACACAAGTCCATCATGTCATTTCCGAGAGAAGAAGGCGAGAGAAGCTCAACGAAAGCTTTCAACAGCTCAGATCTCTCCTTCCTCCCGGGAGTAAG AAAGATAAGGCATCAGTGTTGAGCAACACAACGGAATACTTGGCTTCCCTAAAAGCACGAGTGGAAGAGCTTACTAAAAAGAACCAAATCTTGGAAGCACAAgtaccgccgccgccgcctcagAAAGCGCCCGCCGCGAAGGAAGAGGttggcgccgccgccgccgaggAGAAGGTAGATGTGAGCATCACAAATGTTGAGGAATCGACCTCGGAAGAAGCTAATTGCAGATTCGTGGACTTGCGAGTGTTAGTGAGGGGAGAAATTAGCATGTCGGATTTTGTTATCCGTTTGCTTGAGTTCTTGAAAGGGGTTGAGAATGTTGGACTTATATCCGCAGAAGCTAGCACCACCACGGTACAATCAATCTCGGTGAATCGCATGATCTTGAGACTCACAATTCCTGAG GGAGATGAGTGGGACGAGTCTGCTTTCCAGGAAGCCGTAAAAAGGGTTGTTGGTGACGTGGCACAGTGA